The following proteins are encoded in a genomic region of Ignavibacteriota bacterium:
- a CDS encoding T9SS type A sorting domain-containing protein has protein sequence MHIVKASVAALICAAALTLAANAAVTPPIAKCRAFGVSGNMVAKKIPGIDKPSNGLPNVAKGSKVYLACVGKPSTATSPDVPAQWWKSATFELFEKPGGSNAAFATIDTLRVSFVPDVEGTYRIRMIGTDNMDRTDDDTLVVNVAKYVGVGGIIGSAVPPECGVCHPAITTTWKATPHANALAPNLDDAAGHFQSFCLPCHTTGATDPAAEGDGFVHLMKTSAWKFPTALKAGNWDSLKLVAPELAKRAGVQCESCHGPGSAHNGVKTDNKIAINYASQQCNQCHDAPPHHLSVEEYGTSAHSNSMNEPGAPEYINRGSKTVWTSDCARCHTSNGYIDVFIKGGPDPTKAFTNAPYSNAAAVGCVTCHDPHDATNAHQLRKPIDVICADCHSVRVSSRGLHGSHQGPMLNGQDGREFPGYTYTNSAHTNIADKCAQCHMAAPPSQDLQNKLGGHTFRVVYDNGTPDVADDVVNNTGCVSCHTSGVTMSEIEEKQEEIKTLLNELKALLPLQANGNPKGPLDTTLTPLQKDCSYNWGFVNNDGSFGVHNFKYAKELLTSSIAELKKLDVEEVGGVPSSYALGQNYPNPFNPATTITFSVPQSGTVRLAVYDASGKEIALLANSTYTAGNYRVTWNAGTIPSGVYYYRLSAGSFNATRKMMLVK, from the coding sequence ATGCACATTGTCAAAGCTTCGGTCGCGGCGCTGATTTGCGCTGCCGCCCTGACGCTGGCAGCCAATGCGGCCGTCACGCCACCGATCGCGAAGTGTCGCGCATTTGGCGTTTCAGGAAACATGGTTGCTAAAAAGATCCCTGGTATCGACAAACCGTCCAACGGACTGCCCAACGTTGCCAAGGGTTCAAAAGTGTATCTGGCTTGCGTTGGCAAGCCCTCAACAGCGACATCGCCCGACGTTCCCGCCCAGTGGTGGAAATCGGCAACTTTCGAGCTGTTCGAAAAACCGGGTGGTTCGAACGCCGCATTCGCGACCATCGATACGTTGCGCGTATCGTTTGTGCCCGACGTCGAAGGAACGTACCGCATCCGCATGATCGGCACCGATAACATGGATCGTACGGATGACGACACACTTGTCGTGAACGTGGCGAAGTATGTGGGTGTCGGCGGCATCATTGGGTCAGCCGTACCGCCAGAATGCGGCGTGTGCCACCCTGCGATCACCACGACGTGGAAGGCGACTCCGCATGCGAACGCCCTTGCGCCGAATCTCGACGACGCGGCCGGTCACTTCCAGTCCTTCTGCCTCCCTTGTCATACAACGGGTGCTACAGATCCCGCAGCGGAAGGCGACGGCTTCGTGCATCTGATGAAGACATCGGCGTGGAAATTCCCGACCGCACTGAAGGCGGGTAACTGGGATTCCCTCAAACTGGTCGCTCCCGAACTTGCGAAGCGTGCGGGCGTGCAGTGTGAAAGCTGTCACGGACCTGGCAGTGCACATAACGGTGTAAAGACCGACAACAAGATCGCGATCAACTATGCAAGCCAGCAGTGTAACCAGTGCCACGATGCACCGCCGCATCACCTCTCCGTTGAAGAGTATGGTACTTCTGCACACAGCAATTCGATGAACGAGCCCGGCGCTCCCGAGTACATCAACCGTGGCAGCAAAACGGTGTGGACTAGTGACTGCGCCCGCTGCCATACAAGCAATGGCTATATCGACGTGTTCATCAAGGGCGGTCCCGATCCCACAAAGGCGTTCACGAACGCTCCGTACTCGAATGCCGCCGCAGTCGGCTGCGTTACATGCCACGATCCGCATGATGCAACCAACGCGCATCAACTTCGCAAACCCATCGACGTAATCTGTGCCGATTGCCACTCCGTGCGCGTCAGTAGCCGCGGTCTGCATGGTTCGCATCAGGGTCCGATGCTGAATGGCCAGGACGGCCGCGAGTTCCCCGGTTATACGTACACGAACTCAGCACACACGAACATTGCAGACAAGTGCGCCCAGTGCCACATGGCTGCGCCGCCGAGCCAGGATCTCCAGAACAAGCTCGGTGGACACACTTTCCGCGTTGTCTACGACAATGGCACTCCCGATGTGGCTGACGATGTCGTAAACAATACGGGTTGCGTCAGCTGCCATACATCCGGCGTGACGATGAGCGAAATCGAAGAGAAGCAGGAAGAGATCAAGACGCTTCTTAACGAGTTGAAGGCCCTTCTGCCCCTGCAGGCGAACGGCAATCCCAAGGGTCCGCTTGACACAACGCTCACACCGCTCCAGAAGGATTGCTCCTACAATTGGGGCTTCGTGAACAACGACGGCAGCTTCGGCGTGCACAACTTCAAGTACGCAAAGGAACTGCTCACATCCTCCATTGCAGAGCTGAAGAAGCTCGATGTGGAAGAAGTCGGTGGCGTGCCCTCTTCGTACGCACTTGGTCAGAATTACCCGAATCCGTTTAATCCAGCAACCACGATCACGTTCAGCGTACCGCAGAGCGGCACCGTGCGTCTTGCTGTGTATGATGCGAGCGGAAAAGAGATCGCACTCCTGGCGAACAGTACTTATACGGCGGGCAATTACCGTGTAACCTGGAACGCCGGCACAATCCCATCGGGTGTCTATTACTATCGCTTGAGCGCAGGCAGCTTCAACGCAACGCGCAAGATGATGCTCGTGAAATAA
- a CDS encoding branched-chain amino acid aminotransferase: protein MDHIELTRSTASRRDAVDWNNLGFGVYFSDHMFVADYKDGEWGDFRIVPYGPMEIEPTMCTLHYGQSIFEGLKAFRSKQGGANIFRPHKNAARLNHSAEKVCIPAFDENFLVHAIEELVRVDQDWIPEKRGHSLYIRPVVFGSDNFLGVQASKGYRLIVVTSPVASYYAEGLNPVRILVDDEHVRAVRGGLGTAKTAANYAASLHAGKTAKEKGFAQVLFLDGVSREIVEEVGAMNIMFVVDDELITPALSQGSILAGVTRDSVLTLARARGMRVTERPITVEELVSAHADGRLKEVFGTGTAAVISPVGELVYRGSSMVINGRNIGPIAQYFYDTITGIQYGEIEDALGWNVTVQLEHAMA from the coding sequence ATGGATCATATTGAACTCACCAGAAGCACTGCGAGCCGAAGAGACGCGGTGGATTGGAACAATCTTGGATTCGGCGTGTATTTCTCCGACCACATGTTTGTGGCGGACTATAAAGATGGCGAATGGGGAGATTTCCGCATTGTGCCGTACGGTCCGATGGAAATCGAACCGACAATGTGTACTCTCCACTACGGACAGTCGATCTTCGAGGGTTTGAAGGCGTTCCGTTCGAAGCAGGGTGGGGCGAATATTTTCCGGCCACACAAAAACGCCGCACGATTGAATCACTCCGCTGAAAAAGTCTGCATCCCCGCGTTTGACGAGAACTTCCTCGTTCATGCGATTGAAGAACTTGTGCGCGTGGATCAAGACTGGATTCCCGAGAAACGCGGGCATTCATTGTACATCCGTCCCGTCGTATTCGGGTCTGATAATTTCCTCGGAGTGCAAGCGTCGAAGGGGTACCGACTCATAGTCGTGACTTCACCGGTTGCTTCGTACTACGCGGAGGGACTTAATCCGGTGCGCATTCTCGTAGACGACGAACACGTGCGTGCAGTGCGCGGTGGACTTGGCACGGCAAAAACAGCGGCGAATTACGCGGCGAGTCTCCATGCAGGGAAAACCGCCAAGGAAAAGGGATTTGCTCAGGTTCTCTTCCTCGATGGAGTATCTCGTGAAATCGTTGAGGAGGTGGGAGCGATGAACATTATGTTTGTTGTTGACGACGAACTGATTACACCGGCGCTTTCACAAGGATCCATTCTTGCGGGTGTCACACGCGATTCAGTCCTGACACTCGCGCGTGCGCGCGGCATGAGGGTTACTGAACGTCCCATCACCGTGGAGGAGCTTGTGTCCGCGCATGCAGACGGCCGGCTGAAAGAAGTCTTCGGCACCGGAACCGCCGCGGTTATTTCTCCTGTCGGCGAACTCGTTTACCGCGGATCCTCAATGGTGATAAACGGAAGAAATATCGGGCCTATCGCTCAGTACTTCTATGATACAATCACAGGGATCCAGTATGGTGAAATAGAGGATGCACTCGGATGGAACGTGACCGTGCAACTCGAACATGCCATGGCATGA
- a CDS encoding OsmC family protein produces the protein MDMKIVFPGNKKVHALYNGFEISTDQPMAGGGDGSAPTPFDTFLASLGTCAGIYVLGFCQQRGLSTEGIELTQRMHFDPLKRMIGRIDIEISVPPDFPEKYRDALVNAASLCAVKKHMQDPPEFEISTVVAAPTHA, from the coding sequence ATGGACATGAAAATCGTTTTTCCAGGCAACAAAAAGGTTCACGCTTTGTATAACGGTTTTGAGATCTCAACGGATCAGCCGATGGCCGGCGGTGGGGACGGATCGGCTCCGACACCATTTGATACATTCCTCGCCTCCCTGGGAACATGTGCGGGAATCTACGTGCTCGGCTTCTGCCAGCAACGCGGACTTTCGACCGAGGGCATTGAGCTCACGCAACGGATGCACTTCGATCCGCTCAAGCGGATGATAGGACGGATTGACATCGAAATATCGGTGCCCCCTGACTTTCCGGAAAAATATCGCGACGCTCTTGTGAATGCCGCATCACTTTGCGCCGTAAAGAAGCACATGCAGGACCCGCCCGAATTCGAGATCAGCACAGTCGTCGCTGCACCGACGCACGCCTAG
- a CDS encoding dienelactone hydrolase family protein encodes MELLEYTVFPEMVDRIEFAMIGLHGRDADKHAFFPFVRQMGFLHTQWTLPSAPFSHENAPGIRRWFDKETENLEQMESSRSHISQIIESRLKDGVAAENIFLVGFSQGAVMALHTALRYPQRLGGVVALSGYLALPLNLQKEAHPANRRIPVFIAHGTRDETLPVEHSRIATSVLREMGYSVDFFESDTGHRISSETVKKIRAFLHRHMYGVSIDDQRAADAHIAPF; translated from the coding sequence ATGGAGCTGCTCGAATACACAGTTTTTCCCGAGATGGTGGATCGTATTGAATTTGCCATGATAGGCCTGCATGGACGAGATGCGGACAAACATGCCTTCTTCCCGTTTGTGCGCCAGATGGGATTTCTCCACACTCAGTGGACGCTACCCTCCGCACCCTTCTCGCACGAAAATGCTCCTGGAATCAGACGGTGGTTCGACAAGGAGACGGAGAACCTCGAGCAGATGGAATCCAGCCGTTCGCACATTTCGCAGATCATCGAATCCCGGCTCAAGGATGGAGTTGCGGCGGAGAATATTTTCCTCGTCGGGTTCTCCCAAGGTGCTGTAATGGCATTGCACACCGCGTTACGTTACCCTCAGCGCTTGGGAGGTGTCGTCGCACTTTCCGGGTATCTCGCCCTGCCTCTCAATCTTCAGAAGGAAGCCCACCCAGCCAACCGGCGGATTCCTGTATTCATCGCACACGGCACTCGCGATGAAACTCTTCCCGTTGAGCACAGCAGGATTGCGACCTCGGTGTTGCGCGAGATGGGTTACTCTGTCGACTTCTTTGAATCTGACACAGGACATCGAATCAGCAGTGAAACCGTGAAGAAGATTCGCGCATTTTTGCATCGCCATATGTACGGTGTTTCGATTGACGACCAAAGGGCAGCAGACGCCCACATCGCACCATTCTAG
- a CDS encoding OsmC family protein yields MATKTAFVTQISKNGITFSGRTDSKHWLTMDGPVAFGGADAGIRPKELMLLALAGCTGSDVASILAKKRVPLDRFELAISAEETEEHPKVFTSMHIEYRFFGTGLQAQDLERAINLSLDKYCGVTAMYRKAMDITHSYTISEAE; encoded by the coding sequence ATGGCAACGAAAACCGCATTCGTAACACAGATCTCTAAGAACGGAATCACGTTCAGTGGACGCACGGACTCCAAGCATTGGCTTACGATGGACGGTCCGGTTGCATTTGGAGGGGCTGATGCAGGGATCAGGCCTAAGGAGCTGATGTTGCTGGCTTTGGCGGGGTGTACGGGTAGCGACGTCGCCTCAATTCTCGCTAAAAAAAGAGTGCCTCTCGACAGATTCGAATTGGCGATCAGCGCAGAAGAGACTGAGGAGCATCCGAAAGTATTCACCTCAATGCACATCGAGTATCGGTTCTTTGGCACCGGATTGCAGGCGCAGGATCTGGAACGAGCAATCAATCTCTCACTCGACAAATACTGTGGCGTTACAGCGATGTACCGAAAGGCAATGGACATCACACATTCATACACCATCTCCGAAGCCGAATAA
- a CDS encoding sigma-54-dependent Fis family transcriptional regulator, whose product MDEISLQDHPVFLVDDERQNLVLLRMWVEKLWKLPVREFDDPQACLDNLAQEPCLILLDIMMPKIDGIEILKRVKAEYPHIPVVMLSAQNSVQVAIDAIHYGAYDYLEKPVDRERLEVVTRNAIREFELAMKVRQMQQRLAENAVFPSIVSIDRRMQEVFRLVRKSANSLVSILIEGESGTGKDLIATALHQIGNRSDKPFVVVNCAAIPSELLESELFGHEKGAFTGADTQKIGKFEAAHGGTLFLDEIGTMEYKLQAKVLRAIQQKEFSRVGGLNSLRVDVRIISATNSDLKSMVKDGTFREDLYYRLATFPISIPPLRERKDDIVLLAEHFLEKSIDRQQKDVRGFSKEAILAMTRYPWPGNVRELQSVVERSILLTEDPVITLDCLPIEISAYGDDGVSAQLTDTMFKMTSPNDLLPFESFKKSIIRKAFELCEGNISEVAQRLSISRTTVYRLLEEEDLIED is encoded by the coding sequence ATGGATGAAATAAGCTTACAGGATCATCCTGTTTTTCTCGTCGATGATGAGCGGCAGAACCTTGTGCTTCTGCGCATGTGGGTTGAAAAACTGTGGAAGCTTCCAGTTCGTGAGTTTGACGACCCGCAGGCCTGCCTCGACAACCTTGCACAGGAGCCGTGTTTGATTCTGCTCGATATCATGATGCCTAAGATCGACGGCATCGAGATACTCAAGCGTGTCAAGGCAGAGTACCCGCATATTCCAGTCGTCATGCTGTCAGCGCAGAACAGCGTTCAGGTTGCCATCGACGCCATTCACTATGGGGCATACGATTACCTTGAAAAACCTGTCGACCGGGAACGGCTTGAAGTCGTAACACGAAATGCCATTCGCGAATTTGAACTCGCGATGAAAGTGCGCCAGATGCAGCAACGCCTGGCCGAGAATGCGGTCTTCCCGAGTATTGTTTCGATCGACCGCCGTATGCAAGAGGTCTTTCGCCTCGTACGAAAATCAGCGAATTCTCTCGTTTCGATATTGATCGAGGGTGAGAGTGGCACGGGCAAAGACCTGATCGCCACCGCATTGCATCAGATCGGAAATAGGAGCGACAAGCCCTTTGTTGTTGTCAATTGCGCAGCGATTCCTTCGGAGCTGCTTGAGAGCGAGCTCTTCGGTCACGAAAAAGGTGCGTTCACCGGCGCAGACACACAGAAAATCGGGAAGTTTGAAGCTGCTCATGGCGGCACCCTATTCCTCGACGAGATCGGTACGATGGAATACAAGCTACAGGCGAAAGTACTGCGCGCTATTCAACAAAAAGAATTCAGCCGGGTTGGTGGCCTGAATTCACTTCGGGTTGATGTACGAATCATTTCAGCTACGAATAGCGACTTGAAATCCATGGTGAAGGATGGCACATTCCGGGAGGATCTATATTACCGCCTCGCGACTTTCCCAATCAGTATTCCACCGCTCCGTGAGAGAAAGGACGATATCGTGCTCCTGGCCGAACACTTCCTTGAGAAATCTATCGACAGGCAGCAGAAGGATGTGCGCGGATTTTCCAAAGAGGCCATTCTCGCAATGACGCGATATCCATGGCCTGGTAATGTCCGCGAATTGCAGAGTGTTGTGGAGCGCTCCATTCTTCTCACGGAGGATCCGGTGATCACCCTTGACTGCCTCCCGATCGAGATCAGTGCCTACGGTGATGACGGAGTATCGGCGCAACTCACCGATACCATGTTCAAGATGACATCTCCCAACGATCTCCTGCCGTTCGAGTCATTCAAGAAGAGTATTATCCGAAAAGCATTTGAACTGTGCGAGGGGAATATCAGCGAGGTAGCCCAGAGGCTTTCTATCAGCCGGACGACGGTCTATCGCCTGCTTGAAGAAGAGGATTTGATCGAGGATTAG